The proteins below come from a single Streptomyces tubercidicus genomic window:
- a CDS encoding DUF2267 domain-containing protein produces the protein MRWEAFLAQVQERGEYGSPQEAERAARVVLALLGAHLVGEERAELAAYLPETFALILLNPLQAAEPLDPARFVRATAAWIEGATEETAKWDVGAVLSVVADAADEDLMQRVLLQLPPDFDLLFGHPRLV, from the coding sequence TTGCGATGGGAGGCGTTTCTGGCGCAGGTTCAGGAGCGTGGCGAATACGGCTCACCACAGGAAGCGGAACGGGCGGCCCGGGTCGTCCTGGCTCTGCTGGGTGCGCATCTGGTCGGTGAGGAACGGGCCGAGCTGGCCGCTTACTTGCCGGAGACCTTCGCCCTGATCCTGCTCAACCCGCTCCAGGCCGCCGAGCCGCTGGACCCCGCACGGTTCGTCCGCGCCACGGCGGCCTGGATCGAGGGCGCCACCGAGGAGACCGCGAAGTGGGATGTCGGCGCGGTGCTCAGCGTCGTCGCCGACGCCGCCGACGAAGACCTCATGCAGCGCGTGCTGCTGCAACTGCCGCCGGACTTCGACCTCCTCTTCGGCCATCCCCGGTTGGTGTGA
- a CDS encoding FUSC family protein: MLRAPRAVPAWLAHPFHWQRLPVPWAAVARGALCAGPLLGAGIATGHPAPGVLAGLGSMLAGVNDRPGTRRTGIVHIGLPALASALGMLIGASLRAADAGWWLLPALFAVGFVSGAGSVAGPVRSNAGMQMLATTILGAGMPLPGAPWAKALYVLAGCLWLLLLRLVLRSPRPAGGALSGERAAVATVFDALADALGAAGGPGAESARRRLTAALDRADEAVRLRLLTSRLLRRSARTEELLLTERFAAATALCEASVALLWEARPLPSRVAESPRKFAEALRTGRSPGRLSAPETSTAARGAFDQALLDAVVTFARREPESPTGAEPAAAPAGRPAWVARPEAVVRGALGAVGVRTRRGRGLFGPAGRDYGLRVAVCITASVAVALLLRADHWYWLPATVTFLVKPDLGPLFSRTVNRFAGTVAGVLVFAGAGLLLTGSWWPALMAGAGGALLPFATRHFALQTVAITLMVLSFVHVSGDPEAAAERLVDTSIACGIVLVVGHLPHLADPRRRVGHRVTAALRSTEQFLRHVLEAEPGADPTRRLALRRAAYRALGEARAAAETAAAELLAARDRNPDWLTVVTAAERIVDAATACAVRLDHGAHRPSTAEAEGLCQALSAMADALEEPHRPPAQRPSGPDLPPVPDCATLTDVAVELERIRGHAEAG, encoded by the coding sequence ATGCTCCGCGCGCCGCGCGCCGTGCCCGCCTGGCTGGCCCATCCCTTCCACTGGCAACGGCTGCCCGTACCCTGGGCGGCCGTTGCCCGCGGTGCGCTGTGCGCGGGGCCGCTGCTGGGGGCGGGCATCGCGACCGGCCACCCGGCGCCCGGCGTCCTCGCCGGACTCGGCTCGATGCTGGCCGGGGTCAACGACCGCCCCGGCACCCGGCGCACCGGCATCGTCCATATCGGCCTGCCCGCGCTCGCCTCGGCGCTCGGCATGCTGATCGGCGCCTCGCTGCGGGCGGCCGACGCGGGCTGGTGGCTCCTTCCCGCGCTGTTCGCCGTCGGCTTCGTCTCCGGCGCGGGCAGCGTGGCCGGGCCGGTGCGCTCCAACGCCGGGATGCAGATGCTGGCCACCACCATCCTGGGCGCCGGAATGCCGCTGCCCGGTGCGCCCTGGGCGAAGGCCCTCTATGTCCTCGCCGGCTGTCTGTGGCTGCTTCTGCTACGGCTGGTGCTGCGCTCGCCCCGTCCCGCGGGCGGTGCCCTCAGCGGCGAGCGGGCCGCGGTCGCCACGGTCTTCGACGCGCTCGCCGACGCCCTGGGCGCGGCCGGCGGGCCCGGCGCCGAGTCCGCCCGGCGACGGCTCACCGCCGCCCTGGACCGCGCCGACGAGGCCGTGCGGCTGCGGCTGCTCACCAGTCGGCTGCTGCGCCGGTCGGCCCGTACGGAAGAACTGCTGCTCACCGAGCGGTTCGCGGCCGCCACCGCGCTGTGCGAGGCCAGTGTGGCGCTGCTGTGGGAGGCCCGCCCATTGCCGTCCCGGGTGGCCGAGAGCCCCCGTAAGTTCGCCGAGGCCCTGCGCACCGGGCGGTCGCCGGGCCGGCTGTCCGCTCCGGAGACCAGCACCGCCGCGCGCGGCGCCTTCGACCAGGCCCTGCTGGACGCCGTGGTCACCTTCGCCCGGCGGGAGCCGGAGTCGCCGACGGGAGCGGAGCCGGCAGCGGCCCCGGCGGGCCGTCCCGCCTGGGTGGCCCGGCCCGAGGCCGTGGTCCGCGGGGCGCTGGGTGCCGTAGGCGTGCGGACCCGGCGCGGGCGCGGCCTGTTCGGGCCGGCCGGGCGGGACTACGGCCTGCGGGTCGCCGTCTGCATCACCGCGAGCGTCGCCGTGGCCCTGCTGCTCCGCGCCGACCACTGGTACTGGCTCCCGGCGACCGTCACCTTCCTCGTCAAGCCGGACCTGGGCCCGCTCTTCTCCCGTACGGTCAACCGCTTCGCCGGGACGGTCGCGGGGGTGCTGGTCTTCGCCGGGGCGGGACTGCTGCTGACCGGTTCGTGGTGGCCGGCGCTGATGGCCGGCGCGGGCGGTGCGCTGCTGCCGTTCGCCACCCGCCACTTCGCCCTGCAGACCGTCGCGATCACCCTCATGGTGCTGTCGTTCGTGCATGTCAGCGGCGACCCGGAGGCCGCCGCCGAGCGCCTCGTGGACACCTCCATCGCCTGCGGCATCGTCCTCGTCGTCGGACATCTGCCACATCTCGCCGACCCGCGCCGCCGGGTCGGGCACCGGGTCACCGCGGCGCTCCGCAGCACCGAGCAGTTCCTGCGGCACGTCCTGGAGGCGGAACCGGGCGCCGACCCCACCCGTCGGCTGGCGCTGCGCCGCGCCGCCTACCGGGCGCTGGGGGAGGCCAGGGCGGCCGCGGAGACCGCCGCGGCCGAACTCCTCGCCGCCCGCGACCGCAACCCCGACTGGCTGACGGTCGTCACCGCGGCCGAACGCATCGTGGACGCCGCCACCGCCTGTGCGGTACGCCTCGACCACGGCGCCCACCGCCCCAGCACCGCCGAGGCCGAGGGCCTGTGCCAGGCACTCTCCGCAATGGCCGACGCCCTTGAGGAACCCCACCGACCGCCCGCACAGCGCCCATCCGGCCCGGACCTCCCACCCGTCCCGGACTGCGCCACCCTCACGGACGTGGCCGTCGAACTGGAGCGGATCCGGGGGCATGCGGAGGCGGGGTGA
- a CDS encoding FAD-dependent oxidoreductase, whose translation MTSNTDDLDVRVVGGGVIGLTSAIALAEDGHRVRVLSRDAADGTTSAVAGGLCWPYRIQPYERAVAWAVRSFQVLTDLARRPEETGARMVMGTMTATTGGGGAAADAGDGVEDGLAAWYAAVPGLRRARAEELPEGSASGWRARTPLVDMPAHLRYLERRLTAAGGVIERAEVASLEEAGASADVVVNCSGLGARELVPDPGVHPVQGQLVVVENPGIEEWYVSADSGATDTTYLLPQPYGLVVGGTARENAWSTEPDPAVAEAIVARAARRFPELTRARVLAHKVGLRPARPAVRLAVERLSGGVPCVHNYGHGGGGVTVAWGCADEVLRMAREVQEGRGPAHR comes from the coding sequence ATGACGAGCAACACGGATGACCTGGACGTACGCGTGGTCGGCGGTGGGGTGATCGGCCTGACATCGGCGATCGCACTGGCCGAGGACGGCCACCGGGTACGGGTACTGAGCCGTGACGCGGCCGATGGGACGACCTCGGCGGTGGCGGGCGGGCTGTGCTGGCCGTACCGCATCCAGCCGTACGAGCGGGCGGTGGCGTGGGCCGTACGCTCCTTCCAGGTGCTCACCGACCTCGCACGGCGGCCGGAGGAGACGGGCGCCCGGATGGTGATGGGCACGATGACGGCCACAACGGGCGGCGGGGGCGCGGCGGCGGACGCGGGCGACGGTGTCGAGGACGGTCTGGCCGCCTGGTACGCCGCGGTGCCCGGATTGCGGCGGGCGCGCGCGGAGGAACTCCCCGAGGGCAGCGCGTCGGGTTGGCGGGCCCGTACTCCCCTGGTGGACATGCCCGCCCATCTCCGCTATCTGGAACGGCGGTTGACGGCGGCGGGCGGGGTCATCGAGCGGGCCGAGGTCGCCTCGCTGGAGGAGGCCGGAGCGTCGGCGGATGTGGTCGTGAACTGCTCGGGACTCGGCGCCCGCGAGCTCGTACCCGATCCCGGAGTCCACCCGGTCCAGGGGCAGTTGGTGGTGGTGGAGAACCCCGGCATCGAGGAGTGGTATGTCTCCGCCGACTCGGGGGCGACGGACACCACCTATCTGCTGCCCCAGCCGTACGGCCTGGTGGTGGGCGGTACGGCGCGGGAGAACGCCTGGTCCACGGAGCCGGATCCGGCGGTGGCGGAGGCCATCGTGGCGCGCGCCGCCCGGCGCTTCCCGGAGCTGACGCGAGCCCGGGTCCTGGCACACAAGGTGGGGCTGCGCCCGGCCCGCCCGGCGGTGCGGCTGGCGGTGGAGCGGCTGTCCGGCGGCGTGCCGTGCGTCCACAACTACGGGCACGGCGGCGGGGGTGTGACCGTGGCGTGGGGGTGCGCGGACGAGGTGCTGCGGATGGCGCGAGAGGTCCAGGAGGGCCGCGGGCCGGCACACCGGTAA
- a CDS encoding D-alanyl-D-alanine carboxypeptidase family protein produces the protein MKNGIKGIRRVSAVAVTAGAVLTAGAFTAPAQAAAPKNPTIAAKGGFVMNNGTGKSLFTKAADTRRSTGSTTKIMTARVVLAQPNLNLDSKVTVQKAYSDYIVDNNWASSAKLIVGDKVTVRQLLYGLMLPSGCDAAYALADKFGSGSTRAERVKSFIGKMNSTAKSLGLTNTHFDSFDGIGKGANYSTPRDLTKLASNAMKYSTFRTVVKTKSTTQKVTTKSGGYRNMSWTNTNALLGSYSGTLGVKTGSGPEAKYCLVFAATRGGKTVIGTVLASSSVENRTADAKKLMDYSFKK, from the coding sequence TTGAAAAACGGCATTAAGGGCATTCGTCGCGTATCCGCGGTCGCTGTCACCGCGGGAGCCGTTCTGACGGCCGGGGCGTTCACCGCTCCTGCGCAGGCCGCTGCGCCCAAGAATCCGACGATCGCCGCCAAGGGCGGCTTCGTGATGAACAACGGCACGGGGAAGAGCCTCTTCACCAAGGCCGCGGACACCCGTCGCTCGACCGGCTCCACCACCAAGATCATGACAGCCCGGGTGGTGCTGGCCCAGCCGAACCTCAACCTTGATTCCAAGGTGACCGTCCAGAAGGCGTACAGCGACTACATCGTCGACAACAACTGGGCCTCGTCGGCCAAGCTGATCGTCGGCGACAAGGTCACCGTCCGCCAGCTGCTGTACGGGCTGATGCTCCCGTCCGGCTGCGACGCGGCGTACGCGCTGGCCGACAAGTTCGGCAGCGGCTCCACCCGGGCCGAGCGGGTCAAGTCGTTCATCGGCAAGATGAACTCCACGGCCAAGTCGCTCGGCCTGACGAACACGCACTTCGACTCGTTCGACGGCATCGGGAAGGGCGCGAACTACTCGACTCCGCGCGACCTGACCAAGCTGGCGTCCAACGCGATGAAGTACTCCACGTTCCGTACGGTCGTGAAGACGAAGTCGACCACGCAGAAGGTCACGACGAAGAGCGGTGGCTACCGCAACATGTCGTGGACCAACACCAACGCGCTGCTCGGCAGCTACTCGGGCACCCTCGGCGTCAAGACGGGCTCCGGCCCGGAGGCCAAGTACTGCCTGGTCTTCGCCGCCACTCGGGGCGGCAAGACGGTCATCGGCACGGTTCTCGCCTCCTCTTCGGTGGAGAACCGCACCGCTGACGCGAAGAAGCTGATGGACTACAGCTTCAAGAAGTAA
- a CDS encoding BCCT family transporter: protein MTDIPDDPRLHGPPQTDRVVFGVTSLLTLAFIAWGASSTESLKNASTSMLNWVIDNGGWAFVLSASGFVIFAIWLAVSKYGRITLGKEGEDPEFRTVSWIAMMFSAGMGIGLMFYGVSEPLGHFSTPPPGTDPQDAAQAMDTAMATTMFHWTLHPWAIYAVVGLAIAYSCFRRGRRQTISAVFTPLIGTRRANGWGGRVIDILAIFATLFGSAASLGLGALQIGSGLKVLGWMDSVSTTLLVGVITVLTIAFILSAVSGIAKGVQMLSNINMVLAVILAVFVFVVGPTILILNLVPTSLGSFIGQLPQLAGRTEASSGDDVGGWLRSWTVFYWAWWISWTPFVGMFIARISRGRTIRQFIGGVILVPSVVSLAWFAVFGGSAMKLQADKKLSGSSTPEGQLFDVLHQYPLATVMSILVMILVGIFFVSGADAASIVMGTLSQKGTFEPTRLVVIFWGVVTGAVAAIMLLIGGGSDDALTGLQNLTILVAVPFMVVMIAMCWALMRDLRSDPLIVRGQKGEEAVELAVIAGHEQYDGDFEFQIGPGGNGNGNGDDDGSGVDEDDGAGVRSGG, encoded by the coding sequence GTGACGGACATCCCCGATGACCCGCGGCTGCACGGACCCCCACAGACCGACCGTGTGGTGTTCGGTGTGACCTCATTGCTCACCCTTGCCTTCATCGCCTGGGGAGCGTCCTCCACCGAATCCCTCAAAAACGCATCGACCTCGATGCTGAACTGGGTGATCGACAACGGCGGCTGGGCATTTGTCCTCTCCGCCTCCGGATTCGTGATCTTTGCGATCTGGCTGGCCGTGAGCAAATACGGCCGGATCACGCTCGGCAAGGAGGGCGAGGACCCCGAATTCCGCACGGTGTCATGGATCGCGATGATGTTCAGCGCGGGCATGGGCATCGGTTTGATGTTCTACGGCGTCAGCGAGCCGCTGGGGCACTTCTCCACTCCACCGCCGGGCACCGATCCCCAGGATGCCGCCCAGGCGATGGACACCGCGATGGCCACCACGATGTTCCACTGGACGCTGCACCCCTGGGCGATCTATGCGGTCGTTGGTCTGGCCATCGCTTACAGCTGCTTCCGGCGGGGGAGGCGGCAGACGATAAGCGCGGTGTTCACGCCACTGATCGGCACCCGGCGGGCGAACGGCTGGGGCGGCCGGGTCATCGACATCCTGGCCATCTTCGCCACCCTCTTCGGCTCCGCGGCCTCGCTGGGGCTCGGTGCGCTGCAGATCGGCAGCGGCCTCAAGGTGCTCGGCTGGATGGACAGCGTCAGCACCACCCTGCTGGTCGGTGTCATCACCGTGCTGACCATCGCCTTCATCCTGTCCGCGGTCTCCGGTATCGCCAAGGGTGTCCAGATGCTGTCCAACATCAATATGGTGCTGGCGGTGATCCTGGCGGTCTTCGTGTTCGTGGTCGGACCGACCATCCTCATCCTCAATCTGGTGCCGACCTCCCTCGGTTCGTTCATCGGCCAGCTGCCGCAGCTCGCCGGCCGTACGGAGGCCAGCAGCGGTGACGACGTGGGCGGCTGGCTGCGCAGCTGGACGGTCTTCTACTGGGCGTGGTGGATCTCCTGGACGCCGTTCGTCGGCATGTTCATCGCCCGGATCAGCCGGGGCCGCACCATCCGCCAGTTCATCGGCGGGGTCATCCTCGTCCCGAGCGTGGTCAGCCTGGCGTGGTTCGCGGTGTTCGGCGGCTCGGCGATGAAGCTGCAGGCCGACAAGAAGCTGAGCGGGTCGAGCACCCCCGAGGGCCAGCTCTTCGACGTGCTGCACCAGTACCCGCTCGCCACGGTCATGAGCATTCTGGTGATGATTCTGGTCGGCATCTTCTTCGTGTCCGGTGCCGATGCCGCGTCCATTGTCATGGGCACCCTCTCGCAGAAGGGGACCTTCGAGCCGACCCGGCTCGTGGTGATCTTCTGGGGGGTGGTGACCGGTGCGGTCGCCGCGATCATGCTGCTGATCGGTGGTGGTTCGGACGATGCGCTGACCGGCCTGCAGAATCTGACGATTCTGGTGGCGGTGCCGTTCATGGTCGTGATGATCGCCATGTGCTGGGCGCTGATGCGTGATCTGCGCAGCGATCCGCTGATCGTGCGCGGCCAGAAGGGCGAGGAAGCCGTCGAGCTGGCCGTGATCGCGGGCCATGAGCAGTACGACGGTGACTTCGAGTTCCAGATCGGACCTGGCGGCAACGGAAATGGCAACGGGGACGATGACGGCAGCGGCGTCGATGAGGACGACGGCGCCGGAGTCAGGAGCGGCGGTTAG
- a CDS encoding M14 family metallopeptidase yields MIPRSHRLAVVPLAIGLTATLGATPPTAPAATGTPAPRTGFETSHGARWTGQAEEQDFLTAVDRGSVRVRIDRIGTTGQGRPLRLVRIGAPAPERPAEVRRGNSVLLICSQHGDEPSGREACLTTVRDLAYAKDRATRRFLERTTVLVVPTANPDGRAADTRGNADGVDINRDHIALETAEGSAMAEVIRDYRPDTIYDLHEYGPTAPYYMKDVLSLWPRNLNTAHGVHREAAALSEDFVRPAVHRAGFSTGVYGIWTDPETGDPVKQVAGDGQERILRNTAGIKGSVGLLVETRVDALTDAERADPALNNRRRVDSQLAALDGAFTFLDRHRTRIETATTAARLTGYTDRGPVYLGGADNEPATEAQILSDPPCAYRLKEGQFAQVRDELVRHGVVWRRERDGVVVPLRQPLRKLVPLLLDRRAGYHLTVATPLNVCRRVVGGNG; encoded by the coding sequence GTGATACCCCGCTCCCACCGCCTCGCCGTGGTGCCGCTGGCCATCGGGCTGACGGCCACCCTCGGCGCGACCCCGCCGACCGCTCCCGCCGCGACCGGAACCCCCGCACCCCGTACGGGATTCGAGACCAGCCATGGCGCCCGCTGGACCGGCCAGGCCGAGGAACAGGACTTCCTGACGGCCGTCGACCGGGGCTCGGTACGCGTACGGATCGACCGGATCGGCACCACCGGACAGGGCCGCCCGCTGCGGCTCGTCCGGATCGGCGCCCCCGCGCCCGAGCGCCCGGCGGAGGTCCGCCGCGGCAACTCCGTCCTGCTGATCTGCTCCCAGCACGGGGACGAGCCCTCCGGGCGCGAGGCATGCCTGACCACCGTCCGCGATCTCGCCTACGCCAAGGATCGGGCGACCCGGCGCTTCCTGGAACGCACCACCGTGCTGGTCGTACCCACCGCCAACCCCGACGGCCGGGCCGCGGACACCCGCGGCAACGCCGACGGTGTGGACATCAACCGCGACCACATCGCCCTGGAGACCGCCGAGGGCAGCGCGATGGCCGAGGTCATCCGCGACTACCGCCCCGACACCATCTACGACCTGCATGAGTACGGCCCCACGGCCCCGTACTACATGAAGGACGTGCTGTCGCTGTGGCCGCGCAATCTCAACACCGCGCACGGGGTGCACCGCGAGGCGGCCGCGCTCTCCGAGGACTTCGTGCGGCCCGCCGTCCACCGGGCGGGCTTCTCCACCGGCGTCTATGGCATCTGGACCGACCCGGAGACCGGTGACCCCGTCAAGCAGGTCGCGGGCGACGGCCAGGAGCGGATCCTGCGCAACACCGCGGGTATCAAGGGCTCGGTCGGACTGCTCGTCGAGACCCGGGTCGATGCGCTCACCGACGCCGAGCGGGCCGACCCCGCGCTCAACAACCGCCGCCGGGTGGACTCCCAGCTGGCCGCCCTGGATGGCGCCTTCACCTTCCTCGACCGGCACCGGACACGGATCGAGACGGCCACCACCGCCGCCCGGCTCACGGGCTATACCGACCGCGGTCCGGTGTATCTCGGCGGCGCGGATAACGAACCGGCCACCGAAGCGCAGATCCTGTCCGACCCACCTTGCGCCTACCGCCTCAAAGAGGGACAGTTTGCGCAGGTCAGAGATGAACTGGTGCGGCACGGAGTGGTGTGGCGCCGGGAACGTGACGGTGTCGTCGTGCCGCTGCGCCAGCCGCTGCGGAAGCTCGTTCCGCTGCTGTTGGACCGGAGGGCCGGTTATCACCTTACGGTCGCGACGCCCCTCAACGTCTGCCGTCGTGTGGTAGGGGGTAACGGGTAA